The genomic segment CGACGGCCGGGTCGCCCCGGTGATCCTGGCTGCTGCCGATCTTCTCGGTATCCGCACCGTCTTCAAAGTCGGGGGAGCTCAGGCGATCGCTGCGATGGCGTTCGGGACCCAAACGATCCCGAAAGTCGATATCGTCGCCGGACCAGGCAACCTTTTCGTCGTCCTCGCGAAGCGACTCGTCTACGGGGAAGTCGGGATCGATCAGCTGCCGGGACCAACGGAGACGTTGCTGATCGCCGACGATTCGGCGAATCCGGTGCTCTGCGCTGCTGACCTGCTTGCCCAGGCTGAGCACGACCCGCTGGCGAGCGCGATTCTCATCACGACCTCCCGTCTCGTTGCAGAGCGGACCGTCGAGGAGCTCAACCGCCAGTTAGAACGCCTGCCACGCGGAGACGTCGCGCGCAGTTCGCTCGAGCACAACGGTGCGATCGTTCTCGTGCCTGACCTCGAGCGAGCGTTCGACCTCGCGAACCGATTCGCCCCCGAGCACTTGTGCTTGCTCGTCCGCGAACCATGGCGCTACATCGATCGGGTCCGCAACGCTGGTGGCGTCTTTCTCGGTGAAGCATCGCCCGAAGTGATCGGCGATTACACGGCGGGGCCCAGTCACGTGATGCCGACCGGTGGGACAGCCCGGTTCGCTTCTCCGGTTACCGTCGATACGTTCCTCAAGGTCACGAGCCTGATCGCGGTGGCCCCAGGAGCGCTCGAACTGCTGGGCCAGCCGGCGATGCGCCTGGCCTACGCGGAAGGGCTACAGGCGCACGCGTCGGCAATCGAACACCGGCTGGAACGCTTGCCTCCCGCATAATGCCAGTTCTTTCATGCCGGAGCGAGATGGCGGAGCGCGGCCACGATGCGCTCTTCGAGTGTCGTGGCTGCCTGCACATCCGGGTGTACAGCGACCGATCGCGCCTCTTGGGCTGTATAGCCCAGCGCCTGCAACGCGGCGACCAAATCGGCATCGATCTCCGCTCCAGCAGCACCCGGAGCGGTTGCTGGCAAGCGACCGCGTAGCTCGAGCACGATACGACTCGCCGTCTTCTTCCCGATACCCGGAGCGCGTGCCAGCTGGTCGACGCGTTCCTCGCGGATCCATTCGGCGATGTGCTCCACAGGAGCCAGCGACAGGAGGCTCAGTGCAGCCCGAGGCCCGACACCGCTGACGGAGAGGAGGGAGAGAAAGAGCTCCAGTTCGGCCTCCGTTCGGAAGCCGTAGAGTGCGAGTTCCTCCTCGCGCACCTGGAGATGGGTGACGAGTTCTACCTCGTCCCCCGGATCACCAACTTCCTGGAACATCGTCGCTGGAGTCTGCACACGAAAGATGACGCCATTGACATCCAGCAGGATTTCGCCCGGTCGCTTGGCAACCAGCCGACCACGGAGACCGCGGATCACGCGCGCTTTCCCCCCAGCGAGAGCCCGTAGACACGCGCCGCATTGTGAGCCAGGATGTTGGTGAGTTCTGCCTCGTGCAATCCACCCTCGACACGGACACGCTCGAGGAAGCGCTTCTGTTTGAGCACAGGGAAGTCGCTGGCGAAGAGGACGCGATCGGCTCCGACCAGGTCAGCCACGAGGCGGAATACCCGGAAACGGTACAGGTACGTGCTCGCAGCCGAGTCATACACGACGTTCGCAGTTACCCGTGCGACCTCCGGCATGAGCTCGTAGAAGGGTAGCCCACCTCCCCAGTGAGCGGCCACGACCGTCAGTTCCGGGAAACGCTCGACGAAACGGATGAATCGCTGTGGCCAGGCTGTCCCCTTCCCCGCATAGTCGTGCCCGAGCGGTTCACTGACATGCGCCATGATCGCCCGATGCTCGACGAGACACACCTCGACGAGTCCAGCCAGCGCTTCCGGTTCGTCCCAGCTGAACCCCTGAGCGTCGGCATTCAGCTCCCCGATGCCGCAGGCACCGAGCCGGAAGGAGCGCAATGCTTCCCCCGGTGCGTGTCGATCATGGGGCACCACTGTGGCTAGCCAGGCGATACGGCCGCCACTGCGAGCAGCGGCGTCGGCGAGATAATCGTTGTGATACGCGCAGAGACCGGGATCTGCCCAAGGGAAGCCAGCGGCGATCGAGACGTGCACACCGGCCTCCTCCATCGAGGTGAGTAAGTCCTCGGCCGTCGCGAGTCGGGCCCGTTCGTTTCGATACAGGTGATGGAACCAGGGGTCGCGGTCGCAGAATGCCTGCCGGTCTCGCACGATCTCCGGCGGGAAAATATGCACGTGGGCGTCAACCACCCAGTTCATCCACCATACCCCAAGCTCAGAATGACACCGATGATCGCGATGAACACGACCAGCCCGAGGACGATGAGAACGATCATCCAGCGGTTGCCGGTGGACTCTTCAGCTTGCTGTTCGGCCTCATGGATATGCGGTGGTTTCAACCAGGCGACCACAGCTGAGGCATTGTCTTGACTGCCTCGCTCGATCGCTCGCTCGACGAGGAGGCGCGCGGCACGGTCCGGCTCTTCGCTGAGGACGATCATCGCCAGCTCCTCGTCAGTCAAGACGTCATGCACTCCATCCGACGTCAGCACCACGCGATCATCACTCATGAGACGGATCTCGAAGATATCGACGTCGACTTTCGGTCTATAGCCGAGCGCGCGCGTGATCACGTTCCGGTACGAACTGCCACGCGCTTCCTCCTGTGTCATGAGCCCCGCTTCGACCTGCTCCGCGACGAGCGAATGGTCGCGCGTGATCCGCGTCGGCCGTCGAGCTCGGATCAGATAGGCGCGTGAGTCCCCCACATTGGCCACCACGAGCGCGTCACCCCGAATCACCGCCGCAACGAGTGTGGTGCCCATCAGTTGTTCTTCACCATGGGGTTGCCACTCGCGCAGGATCCGCTCGTTGGCTCGCCGGAACGCTTGCTGCAAGCGCGTGGCGATCTCGGCGCGCTCGACCGGCGCAGCATAGTACTCCTCGCGGAGCGTCTCGATCGCGATGTGGGCAGCCACTTCTCCGCTGCGATAGCCCCCCATCCCGTCGGCCACCGCGAGAAGCACGCCATCCTGCTGTGCCTCCGGACTCGCCGGATCGACGACGAGAACGGCATCCTCGTTCTGTTCTCGCACCGGACCGGGATCGGTTGCCGCCCCCACCAGAAGAGTCGTTTCGCGCACTCGCGTCCGTGCAGTCACGGTCGACGCACCCTTCCTCCCGCATATCGCGCTCAAGTATGGGGTGCCGGAGAAGGGCTCGCAACAGCTCACCGCCTATTGTGCACACTGCTCAGGCGAAGTTATCTCGCGCAGGCATGTTCTGTCACGATGTCGTAATACCCTCGGCCCCGCTGGTGGCTAGGCTAGAGACGTGCGGGAAGCACGCCTCGCACGATCGGGAGGCGAGCGATGACGACCACACTCGTGTTACCAGAGGTACCTGCGAAGTCCTGGGTCGAGGAGTGCGTCTGCGGATACACACTCCGGTATTCTGTCGATCAGCCAGCGCCAAACCAGTGGGTTGCCGTCGGGCTCCTGTACGTCGCCGGTCGAACGATTTTTCTCGCGATGTCCGCTCCGTCCGAAGCGGCCGCCCTCGCGGGTTTGCATGCTCGGGTGATCGAACGTATCGATCGCGAGGCCGCGGCTTCCTCGCGCGGCATCGAGCTCTACGCGAGCGATTACAGAAACGATGCTGCGTTGGCCGCCTCACAGTCTCATTCACCGGGCATGGATGGCACACGTCTTCCGTGAACTCCCTACCCTTGCTTATGCTGGGCTGGCGACCGGCACTGGCTCAAGTACGCGTGAACCGACTGGGTAGTTTCATTCCGAGGCGACTTCCCTCAACACGCAAGTGAGACGCCACGCCCAGTCTGACGACGCGTAGGCTGCCATGAGGCTCCCAACGCACTGCTTTCGCCGCCGAGTGACGCCACCACCAACTCGCTCCACAGGAGCGAGTTGCTCAGTTAGCCGCGACGAGCGGTTCAGCGAGAAGATACCCGAGCCCAGGGCGCGTCAGGATGATCCGGTGGGGTTCGGCTTCGTCTCGCAGCTTGGCGCGGAGCCGGCTCACCCACGTGCGTAGGTAGTACGTTTCTCGAGCGAATTCCGGCCCCCACACGTGCGTCAACAGCTCGGCATGACGCATCACGCGCCCCGGACTGCGAGCCAGTTGCTCGAGTAACGCCCATTCGGTCCGGCTGAGTTGCACTTCTTGACCGTCGACGTAAACGCGACGCTTGCCGAGATCGATCGTGACGCCATCGTACTCTAGGACGAGACACCGGCGCTCCGCGGAACAGCTGCGCCGCAACACTGCGCGCACGCGTGCCAACAACTCATCGAGATGGACCGGCTTCGTGACGACATCGTCAGCCCCAGCCTCGAGCGCACGAATGCGCTCCTGGCGTGATGCATCCTGGGAAATCACGATAAGCGGCACGTCGGAAGACGAACGCAGCTCCTGGAGCATCGCGAGCCCTTTACGGCTCGACACAACGGTATCCAAGAGCACCAGATCGGGACCATGACGATCCAGCACTGCGAGCGCACCGCGCACCGATTCCTCGACGAGGACACAATACCCGTTCGTCTGCAGCGACGTCGTCAGTAGACGCTGCAGAGCCAGATCGTCGCTGACGATCAGGACAAGCAGCTTCCCCATGAACACACCCCACCGTCCCGTCACGAAAGGACGGACACATTCCGAACTGTCGACCCACCCCGCAGCATTCATCGTACCGATCGCTCTAGGCACGGTCAAGCTCTGCATGACGCATCCGAGCACAGGTGAGTGAAAGCACAACGAGCCGGAACGGACAGCACGCAGCATCGAGGCCGCTCGTGCCTGCCGGAATCACCCAGATCAGCGGCCTGTGTTGCGTTTCGGGAATGAAACAGCTGACTCCCCGAGGTTGCACGCCCAGCATCTGATCTCGCATACTGGCGCTCGGCTCAGAGTTGAGGAGCGACCGATGGCCGATCCGATCGGAACGCGCCTACCCAACGAATCGCACGTCCTCTTGCGCCTGAGCGGTGCTCGTGAGCAGCTGGCGATCCTGCGCGAGGCACTCCGCACGCAGCGGCAGGTAGTTGCCGAAGCGGCAGCCTGTGCGGTCGTCGACCAGGCGATGAAGTCGGTCACCGCCGCGCTGCACGGCTTCAACCTTCTGCTTCCGCAGCCACTCCCGGCTGAACGGGTCAACTGGCGAAACTTGCGAGCACGCTTCGTCGCCGTCCAGGCCGAGAGCGCTGTCCTCGATCTGCTCGACGAGCATCTCCGCCCACGGGCTGGATGGCTCTGGTGGCTGGAGCGTAAGGAGCACGCGAGCGCGTTCGCACCGCTCCTCCGTTTCGACCCCGACGCCAGCTCCGTCGCCGTGTGGCGGGATCCGCTCGATCCCACGCTCGGGACGGAAGCCGGAACACCGGAGGAATACTTCTCCGGGATCCTCGATCGAATCGACGATCTGGTCCGCGAGATCGGGCGTCTGGCGCGTCGCGACGTGGACACCTTCCGCCAAGCTGCCCGCCGCCAGCCAGGACGAATTGCCTGATTGTCTGCTCCAGCCTCACGGCCTGTCGAGCCATTCGTGCGCGAGTATGTCGACAACGGGCACTCGGACGTTCCGCTTCTCGATCTTGACAGCATTCCACGCTTCTGGTAGGCTGCAAGAGAGTGACAGAGAGCCTCGGGAGGACGATCCCTGTGAGCCGTCGACTTGTGAAGAGTGTTGAAGCAACCACAAGGCGCAGTACCGCGCAGGGATCGGTCATGCATGCTCCCGACTGCCGCAGTGCGCTCGCACTCCCGGTAGTAGGCATTCTCGTACTTACGGGCCTGCCGTCGGCGGGAGGCTGAGCGAGCGCACGATACCGGAAACGAAAACGATGCGCATCGCGAGCCTCCCCAAGCGGGAGGCTCATGGTGTATCAGGGATGGCGAAGGGAGGACAAAGAGATGGCGATCGAGACACGCGAGCGCCCTCGCGTCAGTGAGGAACCACAGCGCGAACCGCAACTGGGTGCCCACCTGGTGCTGCAAGCACTGGTGCGTGAGGGAGTGGAGGTGATCTTCGGGTATCCAGGTGGCGCGATCCTGCCTGTGTACGATGCGCTCCCGTATTACCCGATTCACCACGTGCTGGTGCGTCACGAGCAGTCGGCTGCGTTCGCCGCCGACGGCTACGCACGGGCGACCGGCAAAGTGGGCGTCTGCATGGCGACCTCAGGACCAGGTGCAACGAATCTGGTAACCGGCATCGCGAACGCGATGATGGATTCCATACCGATCGTGGCGATCACGGGTCAGGTGCCACAGAGCGTGATCGGTATGGATGCCTTTCAAGAAACGGACATCACAGGTATCACGCTGCCGATCACGAAATACAACCTGGTCATCCGCAGTGTCGACGAGATCGGTCCCGCGATCCAGAAAGCGTTTTACCTCGCCCGCACCGGTCGCCCTGGCCCGGTGTTGGTCGACATTCCCAAGGACGTCCAGCTCACCAAGGGGTTTCTCGCACCGCGCCAGGAACTCAATCTCCCAGGGTACCGGCCGACCATCGTGCCGCATCGCCGCCAGATTCGCCGGGCCGCAGAACTCATCCGTCGGGCAGAGCGACCGCTCATCCTGGCCGGGCACGGCATCATCATCAGTGGGGCGACCGAGGAACTGGTCCGTTTCGCTGAGCGTACGCAGATCCCGGTCGGCCTGACGCTCCTCGGTATCGGCGGCTTCCCTGCTTCCCATCCACTCTGCCTCGGCATGGTCGGCATGCACGGTCACGCACACGCCAACCGCGCGATCCACGAAGCCGACCTCATCATCGGGATCGGCATGCGCTTCGATGACCGAGTGACGGGTCGCCCGAGCGAGTTCGCGCCGAACGCTCGGATCATCCACATCGACATCGATCCAGCGGAAATCGGCAAGGTGCTGAAGACGGAAGTTCCGGTGGTGGGCGACGCACGGGAGGCACTGCGTCTTCTGCTCGAGGAAATCGAGCCACTGGAACACGAGGATTGGCTCAGCCAGATCCGGAGCTGGTATCGACCGATCCGCACCGAGCCGTCCGGACCGGATGGCGTGCTGCAACCACAGTACGTGATCGCACGCCTGCACGCCCTCACCGAAGGCAAGGCTATCGTCACCACCGATGTCGGCCAGCACCAGATGTGGACAGCCCAGCTCTATCGTTGTGACATACCCAAGCAGTGGATCAGCTCCGGCGGCCTCGGCGCCATGGGCTTCGGTGTGCCATCGGCGATGGGCGCGGCGATCGGTCGTCCTGAGGCTGAAGTATGGGCGGTCGTCGGGGACGGTGGCGTCCAGATGACACTCAACGAGTTCGCAACCATCGTCGATGAGCAGTTGAACGTAAAGGTGGCCATCATCAACAACGGCTATCTCGGAATGGTGCGGCAGTGGCAGCAGCTCTTCCACAACCGGAACTATTCCGAGACACCGATCTCGAGCCCCGACTACGTGCTGCTCGGCCAGGCCTACCGCATGCCGGCCCGCCGCGTGACGCGGCCCGGCGAGGTCGATGAGGCCATCCAGTGGGCACGGTCGTTCCGGGGACCGGCACTGATCGAGTTCGTGGTCAACCAGGAAGAGAACGTCTATCCGATGATCCCGTCCGGTGGTTCCTTCCGCGATATGATCGACGATACTCAGATCGAGGGGGAATGGTGACGGTGCGCAGCCATACACTCGTGGTGCTGGTCGAAGATAAGCCGGGTGTGATGAACCGGATCGTCAGCTTGTTCCGGCAGCGTGGTTTCAACATCGATTCGATCGCTGTCGGTCACTCGGAGACGCCGGGGCTGTCGCGGATCACGCTGGTAGCGCAGGGGGATGACCGCAAGATCGAGCAGCTCGTCAAACAGCTGTACAAGATTCTCGAAGTGATCAAGATCACCGACGTCACCGACGACAACCCGATCCAGCGGGAACTGGCCTTGATCAAGGTGACCGCAACGGAACGCAACCGGAGCGACATCATCCGCCTGGTGACCGATGTCTACCAGGCACGCATCGTCGACGCGACGCCTGATTCGCTCGTGATCGAAGTCACCGGATCGCCGGAGAAGGTCGACTCGCTCATCACGATGGTGCGCTCCTACGGTATCAAGGAGATCGCACGCTCTGGCGTGATCGCCATGGCCCGCGGCGCTCGCGTCGTTGCGCCGGCCGCACAACCCGTAGTAGCATGACGACGATGCTGACATGATCGCTTGTCGGATGGAGGGCAAGAGAACCGATGGCAACCATTTACTACGATAAGGATGCTGATCTCAAGTACCTCGAAGGGAAAACGGTCGCGATTCTCGGCTATGGAAGCCAGGGGCATGCCCATGCGCAGAACCTGCGCGACAGCGGTGTCCAGGTCATCGTCGGTCTGCACGAGGGCAGCCGCAGCCGGGAGCGTGCCCAGAACGATGGCTTCGAGGTCGTGACACCACGCGAAGCCGCGGCACGTGCTGACATCATCTCGATGCTCATGCCCGATCATGTGCAGAAGGGGGTCTACGAGGAAAGCGTTGCTCCCGAGCTGAAACCGGGCAAACTCCTCATGTTCGCGCACGGCTTCAATATCCATTACGGACGGATCGTTCCCCCGGCTGACGTCGATGTCGCGATGGTCGCACCGAAGAGTCCGGGACACATCCTGCGTGACCTCTATGTTCAGGGTATCGGCGTCCCGGCTCTGCTCGCTGTCCACCAGGACGCCAGTGGTCAAGCCAAGCAGATCGCCCTAGCCTACGCCAAAGGACTGGGCTGCACCAAAGCGGGCGTCATCGAGACGACGTTCAAGGAAGAAACAGAAACCGATCTCTTCGGTGAGCAGGCCGTGCTCTGCGGAGGCGTCAGCCATCTCATTCAGGCCGGGTTCGAGACGCTGGTCGAAGCAGGCTATCAACCGGAGATCGCCTATTTCGAGGTCCTCAACGAACTCAAGCTGATCGTCGATCTCATCTACGAGGGTGGCTTGAAGTTCATGCGGTACTCGGTGAGCGATACGGCCGAGTACGGTGACTACGTGAGCGGCCCGAAGATCATCGACGACCACGTGCGCGAGACGATGCACCAGATTCTCCAGGACATTCAGACCGGGCGCTTCGCACAGCAGTGGATCCAGGAGAACGAGGCTGGGCGCCCCAACTTCTACCGCCTGCGCGAGGAGCACCTCAAGCACCCGATCGAGGAGGTCGGCGAGCGGCTCCGCGCGATGATGCCCTGGCTCAAGCAGCGGCAAATTCCATCGTAAGCGACGGAGCGGCCGAGCGGAACGCTCCGCTGGTGGCCGCGGAGCGCTCCGCTCGCGCTTCGCATGCCTTCCGACAGGAAACGTTTCTGCTATACTGCAACTGTTGTGAGTGGAGAAGCGCTGATTGCGCAGAGCGATCGGGGGATTCGCACAGCGATGGCGTTGTACAAGGCGCAAAAGGCTGCGATCATCGAGCAATTCCGCCAGCACGAGAACGATACAGGCTCTCCCGAGGTGCAGATCGCGCTTTTGACCGAGCGTATCAATATCCTGACCGAGCACCTGCGTGAACACAAGCACGACTACCATTCACGCCGCGGCCTCATGAAGCTCGTCGGCCAACGACGCAGACTGCTGCGCTACCTGAAGCGGACCGATGCCGACCGGTACAAGGCACTCATCGAGCGACTTGGCCTCCGCGGATAATCGCGGCGGCGGTCACAATACGGCTGATCACGTAGGGTGCAACGCGATCCGCCGCACCCACAACGGTCGAAAGCGTTCCCGCGCAGACCGGCCCAGGGTTCGACTCCCTGGGCCAATTCGTTGCACCGCATCCGAAATGGGCGAATCCTGACAGCCGGAGGAGTGTGAGAACATGCCACCAGTCATCCATGAGCGTTCGATCGAAGTCGCAGGCAGAACCTTGACGATCGAAACCGGACGAGTCGCCGAACAAGCGGACGGCGCGGTCCTCGTGCGGTACGGTGAAACCGTCGTGCTCACGACTGTCGTCGGAGCCAAACAACCGGTTGAGGGTATCGACTTCTTCCCCCTCACGGTGGAATACGAAGAGAAAATGTACGCGGCAGGGAAAATCCCTGGTGGGTTTTTCCGTCGTGAAGGTCGCCCGTCCGAGCAAGCCATCCTGGCCGCACGGCTGACCGACCGACCGATCCGGCCACTCTTTCCGAAAGGCTATCGTAACGAAGTTCAGGTCATTTCCACCGTGCTCTCGGCCGACCAGGAGAACGAGCCCGACGTCCTTTCGATGATCGGTGCGTCGGCAGCGCTCACGCTTTCGGATATCCCCTGGTACGGGCCGGTCGGAGCGGTACGCATCGGCGAACTCAACGGCGAACTCGTCGTGAATCCGACGAGTCACCAGCTCCTCGAGAGCACGATGGACATCGTCGTCGCCGGCACAGCCGATGCGATCTTGATGGTCGAAGGCCAGGCAGACGAGATCAGCGAGGACCGTTTCATCGAAGCTGTTGTCCTCGCCCACGAAGAGATCAAGCGCATCGTCGCGATGCAACTCGAGCTGCAAGCCGTCGCGGGGAAGCCCAAGCGGGAGTTCGTGCCACCGCAGGAGAATCTCGCACTCAAACAGCAGATCGCCGAGTATCTCGGTGATCGTCTCCGCCAGGCTGTTTTCAACCCTGACAAGACGCTCCGCGTCGAGGCAACCGCAGCACTCCGCGAGGAGGTCATCGCTCATTTCGTACCGGCCGAAGCACAGCCCTCACCCGTTCCCATCGCGGGTGTCCCGACTACGAAAGAAGTCGGTGACCTCTTCGATTCGCTCGTGAAGGAGCTGGTCCGTCGCACTATTCTCGACCAGGGTGAACGTCCCGATGGGCGTCGCCCAGACGAGATCCGAGAAATCTGGATCCAGGTCGGTGTTTTACCGCGACCGCACGGATCGGCGCTCTTCACGCGCGGGCAGACGCAGGTGCTCACTGTCTGCACGCTGGGCACGAAGGAAGAGGAGCAGTTCCTCGATACGCTCGGCATCGAGGAGACCAAGCGATACATGCATCACTACAACTTCCCACCGTTCAGTACCGGCGAGATCCGTCGCCTGCGCGGGCCGAGCCGCCGAGATATCGGTCACGGCGCGCTGGCTGAACGAGCGCTCCTCGCTGTCCTGCCGAGCGAGGAGGAGTTTCCCTACACGATGCGCCTCGTCTCGGAAGTCCTCAGCTCCAATGGCTCGACTTCGATGGCCAGCGTCTGCGGATCGAGTCTCGCGCTGATGGACGCGGGTGTGCCGATCCGCAAGCCGGTCGCAGGCGTAGCCATGGGCCTGGTGACCGATCCGGAGACCGGACGCTATACGATCTTGACCGACATTCAGGGAATCGAAGATGCGCTGGGCGACATGGACTTCAAGGTCGCCGGGACACGCGACGGCATCACGGCCATTCAGATGGATATCAAGGTCATGGGCATCACGCCACAGATCATGCGCGATGCCCTCGAACAGGCACGTCGCGGGCGACTGTACATCCTCGACAAGATGTGCGAGGTGATCGACGCACCGCGGCCAGAGATGTCACCGTACGCGCCGCGCGTCATCCGCATCAAGATCAAGCCGGAACAGATCGGGGAGGTGATCGGTCCGGGCGGCCGCGTCATCCGTGCCATTCAGGAGCAGACCGGCAGCAAGATTTCGATCGAAGAGGACGGCACCGTCTTCATCACCGCAGCCAACGAGGACAGCGCACGCCGTGCGGTCCGCGAAATCGAACGCCTCACTCGCGTGCCGGAGGTGGGCGAGATCTTCTACGGTCGTGTCGTGACGATCATCCCGTCCGGTGCCTTCGTCGAAATCCTCCCTGGCAAAGACGGCTTCCTGCATATTTCCGAAATCGCACCTGGTCGTGTCCGTTCCGTCGAGGATGTCCTCAAGGTCGGCCAGGAAATCAACGTCATGGTCATCGGCGTTCGCCCCGACGGGAAAATCAACCTCTCGCGTAAGGCGCTCCTCGAGAAGGAAGCGGCCGAACAAGCTGCCGCTACCGCAACCCCGGCCGATGGACGGAGTGCCCAGTCGCGGACACCACAGCGACCAGGAGCGTCCGGTAGTCGTCCCGACCGCCAGGGACCACCGCCAGGCAAACCGGAACCTCGGGGCCCGAACCGGCCAGCGCGGCCACAGGCCAAGCGCCCCGGACCACCTCCCGGTCAGTACCGGATCGGGGACCGACTCAAGGAACTCCTCGGTGACGAGGACGCCAGCTGAGTTCGCGTCAGAAAACCCCTGAAAAGGAACTCGCTTGCGGTCGAGCCGGGTTTTGGATCGACCGCTCTTGTGTCTTCATCGCTCGCTCGAGTCGAGAAGCTGTGCGACCACCGCTCCCTGGCGCGGTTGCAGTGGAAGGAACCGTAGAACCTTTCTCTGCAGCCACAGGAGCGCAGCACAGCCGCTCAGGACACCGAACCAGAGGGTACCGAAGCGGATCAGCACGGTCGCCGTCGCTGCCTCAGCGGGCGTCATCCCAGGGCGAAGGAGCAACAGCAATCCAGTGATTCCCGCCTCCGCCGCCCCAAGACCGCCAGGAAGCAGGGACAACGCTCCTGCGATCGACGAGACAGAGAGAACGAACGTCGCCACTGCCAAGAGTTCGACGCTCGGTTCAGCTCCGACACCGATCAGGATGACGAACAAGCCGAGACATTCCAGCGACCACGAGAAGATGCTCAAGCCGCTCGTGGCCACCAGCCGACGCCAGCGAAGAATCGCCCGCGTTGCATCGTAGAGCCCATTCAGTGCCTCCGCCCGGCTCCGCAAGAGCGGTGCGCGCGCAGCGAGTCGCAAGAACGGGCGCGCGACGCGTTCCTCCTGGACCAACCACAATCCAGCCAGCACCATCCCAGCGAGCACCACGAGCGGCTGCCAACCACCGAGCCCACCGAAGCCAGCGACGAGCGCGAGGATCAGCATCGCGATACCGTCCGTCAAGCGTTCGACCGCGACGACCGGCACCACCGGTGCGACCGGCCCGCCCCCCAGTCGTGCGACGAGGAACGCCTTGATCCATTCACCGACTTTCCCCGGTGTGATCGACATCGCGAAGCCACTCAAGAACACGGCGAGACTCTGCGAGCGCCGAAGGCGCGGCGCACCGACCCACCGCAGGTACAACTCCCACTTCACGAACCGGCAGGCGTAATTTCCCGCAGTCAGAAGGAGGACGAGTGGGAAGAGCGACCAGTCGAAGTGCCGCAAGGCCGGGAGCACCCGGCGGAGGTCACTGAGCACCATCAGCCCCGCGACGATGACGATACCGAAGACGATACCGAGTACGATACGTCCCCACAGACGCTCGACTCCGACCGTCGCGTGCGACGTGGTTGGGCTGTTCGTTTCCTGCTGCACCACCTGTGCTACCCTTGTCATCCGGTGCCGAAAAGGTACGATCGGAGCACCGTATGCGAGACGAGCTCCGCGCCAAGTATGAACGATTGCTGGAACGACTCCGAGCCCTCGGCTCGGTCGTTGTTGCCTTCAGTGCTGGCGTCGATTCGACACTCTTGCTCTACGCTGCTCGCCAGGCGCTGGGCGAACGGGTGCTGGCGGCCACCGGTCTTTCCGAGACATACCCCGAGGAGGAAATCGCCGAGGCGCGCCAGCTCGCCGAAGAACTCGGCGTCCGCCACGTGCTCATCCGGACCGAGGAGCTGACCGACCCACGTTACACGATGAATTCCCACCAGCGCTGCTATTTTTGCAAGAACGAGCTGTACGGGAAGCTACGCGCACTCGCGGCCGCCGAGGGATTCGCGGCAGTCGTCGACGGGACGAATGCTGACGACTTGCACGACTACCGCCCGGGCCTCCGCGCTGCTCGCGATCTCGGTGTCGCTCATCCACTGGCTGAGGTGGGACTGACCAAGCAGGAAATCCGCGAACTGAGCCGGGAATTCGGCCTCCGGACCTGGGA from the Thermomicrobium sp. 4228-Ro genome contains:
- the ilvB gene encoding biosynthetic-type acetolactate synthase large subunit; translated protein: MAIETRERPRVSEEPQREPQLGAHLVLQALVREGVEVIFGYPGGAILPVYDALPYYPIHHVLVRHEQSAAFAADGYARATGKVGVCMATSGPGATNLVTGIANAMMDSIPIVAITGQVPQSVIGMDAFQETDITGITLPITKYNLVIRSVDEIGPAIQKAFYLARTGRPGPVLVDIPKDVQLTKGFLAPRQELNLPGYRPTIVPHRRQIRRAAELIRRAERPLILAGHGIIISGATEELVRFAERTQIPVGLTLLGIGGFPASHPLCLGMVGMHGHAHANRAIHEADLIIGIGMRFDDRVTGRPSEFAPNARIIHIDIDPAEIGKVLKTEVPVVGDAREALRLLLEEIEPLEHEDWLSQIRSWYRPIRTEPSGPDGVLQPQYVIARLHALTEGKAIVTTDVGQHQMWTAQLYRCDIPKQWISSGGLGAMGFGVPSAMGAAIGRPEAEVWAVVGDGGVQMTLNEFATIVDEQLNVKVAIINNGYLGMVRQWQQLFHNRNYSETPISSPDYVLLGQAYRMPARRVTRPGEVDEAIQWARSFRGPALIEFVVNQEENVYPMIPSGGSFRDMIDDTQIEGEW
- the ilvC gene encoding ketol-acid reductoisomerase; its protein translation is MATIYYDKDADLKYLEGKTVAILGYGSQGHAHAQNLRDSGVQVIVGLHEGSRSRERAQNDGFEVVTPREAAARADIISMLMPDHVQKGVYEESVAPELKPGKLLMFAHGFNIHYGRIVPPADVDVAMVAPKSPGHILRDLYVQGIGVPALLAVHQDASGQAKQIALAYAKGLGCTKAGVIETTFKEETETDLFGEQAVLCGGVSHLIQAGFETLVEAGYQPEIAYFEVLNELKLIVDLIYEGGLKFMRYSVSDTAEYGDYVSGPKIIDDHVRETMHQILQDIQTGRFAQQWIQENEAGRPNFYRLREEHLKHPIEEVGERLRAMMPWLKQRQIPS
- the rpsO gene encoding 30S ribosomal protein S15, which translates into the protein MALYKAQKAAIIEQFRQHENDTGSPEVQIALLTERINILTEHLREHKHDYHSRRGLMKLVGQRRRLLRYLKRTDADRYKALIERLGLRG
- the ilvN gene encoding acetolactate synthase small subunit, which encodes MVTVRSHTLVVLVEDKPGVMNRIVSLFRQRGFNIDSIAVGHSETPGLSRITLVAQGDDRKIEQLVKQLYKILEVIKITDVTDDNPIQRELALIKVTATERNRSDIIRLVTDVYQARIVDATPDSLVIEVTGSPEKVDSLITMVRSYGIKEIARSGVIAMARGARVVAPAAQPVVA